In bacterium, the genomic window CCGAGGCCGGAGTTCGAGCCGATCCATTCCCCGACGATCGCGCCGAGCAGGCTCGCGGTGCTCGCGATTCGCAGCGCCGAGAACAGGTACGGGAGCGACGTCGGCCACCGCAGGTACCGGAACACTTCCCACCGGCTGGCCGAGAGGACGTGCATGAGTTCGAGCGCCTGAGGATCTACCGCGGTCAGCCCATCGGCCATGTTCACCAGGGTCGGGAAGAACGTGATGAGGGCCGCGATCGCGATCTTCGGCGCGTATCCGTTGCCGAGAAGGAGGACGAGGATCGGGCTGATCGCGACGATGGGGAGCGTCCGCACGGTCACGGCGAGCGGATAGACGCTCTGGCGGAAGATCCGATTGTGGACAAACCCAACCGCCGCCACGATAGCGATAAGGTTCCCGACGATGAACCCGCCCACGGTTTCGATCAGCGTGGGCCACGTGTTGACGAGAAGCGTGTGCGACTCCGCGCGGAGCGCGTGGACCACCATGAGCGGTGACGGCGCGAGGTAGACCGGTACGTGAAACACGACCACGATGCCCTGCCAGGCGGCCAGCACGGCCAGGAGGGCGGCGACGGAGACGAGCGAGTGTCGCCAACCGGACGGCCGGCGCTTCGCGGGGCGGACGCGACCCCCGGCGCGGCGCGCGCGTGCCTTCGGCTCGATCGCTCCACCGGGCGTGGACGGGGCCGCAGGCAGCGTCACGGATGCTCCAGCGCGTTCCGCAGCGCGGCGGTGAAGTGCGTGAACCGCGGCGTGTCCCGCATCTGCGGTTGGCGGGGGTAGGGGAGATCGATCTCCATGAGCGCGCGGATCTCGGCGGGCCGGGACGAGAAGACCGCGACCCGCGTCGACAGGTACACCGCCTCCGGGATGCTGTGCGTGACGAAGACCACTGTTCGGCGGGTTTCGGTCCAGATCCGGAGGAGCTCCTCGTTGAGCCGGTCCCGCGTGATCGCGTCGAGGGCGCCAAACGGCTCGTCCATGAGAAGGATCGGAGAGTTGTTCATCAACGCCCGGGCGATTGCGACTCGCTGCTGCATCCCGCCGGAGAGCTGCGCCGGCCGTGCCCGCTCAAATCCCTGCAGGCCGACGAGGTCGAGGAGCGCGGGAGGCGACGGGGCATCTGGATGCCGCGCGCCCCACCGTCCGATCCGGAGGGGCAGGGCGACGTTGTCCTCCACGGACAGCCAGGGGAGCAGCACAGGCTGCTGGAACACGATCCCCAGCGCGCGCTCGCGGCGGGCCTGGGCAGGGGATTGGCCCAGGACGGAGATCGTCCCGTTCGTCGGGACCAGGACGTCGGCGATCAGGCGGAGCAAGGTGGATTTGCCGCAGCCCGATGGACCGAGGAGCGACAAAAATTCGCCGTCGGTGACGGTGAGCGAGATGCTCTCGAGGACGCGCAGCGGGGA contains:
- a CDS encoding ABC transporter permease; translated protein: MTLPAAPSTPGGAIEPKARARRAGGRVRPAKRRPSGWRHSLVSVAALLAVLAAWQGIVVVFHVPVYLAPSPLMVVHALRAESHTLLVNTWPTLIETVGGFIVGNLIAIVAAVGFVHNRIFRQSVYPLAVTVRTLPIVAISPILVLLLGNGYAPKIAIAALITFFPTLVNMADGLTAVDPQALELMHVLSASRWEVFRYLRWPTSLPYLFSALRIASTASLLGAIVGEWIGSNSGLG
- a CDS encoding ABC transporter ATP-binding protein; this translates as MTPPATQKQIAYPIIWRGRGARVSAPAIVVDGVSMAFEHGGSPLRVLESISLTVTDGEFLSLLGPSGCGKSTLLRLIADVLVPTNGTISVLGQSPAQARRERALGIVFQQPVLLPWLSVEDNVALPLRIGRWGARHPDAPSPPALLDLVGLQGFERARPAQLSGGMQQRVAIARALMNNSPILLMDEPFGALDAITRDRLNEELLRIWTETRRTVVFVTHSIPEAVYLSTRVAVFSSRPAEIRALMEIDLPYPRQPQMRDTPRFTHFTAALRNALEHP